The proteins below come from a single Psychrobacter sp. FDAARGOS_221 genomic window:
- a CDS encoding C40 family peptidase gives MTLEQQIIDHAKQALPNECCGLIVDAVYIPCDNVADKPIETFRISHDEWQPADVVVHSHPQGQRYLSDADRKAQHKMRCDWWIAVNGSDNWELIKYRYSPLLRGRIFEYGKHDCYSLVEDAYILCGIELMAYKRKGEAQEIADNAFIVNFPRTGFYQVELAEMQAGDVILTSIRGNANHASIYLGNEQVLHHPYGGLSRREGFCDVWHKQMHSVWRHKDWQPDMMTAILNDLEATR, from the coding sequence ATGACGTTAGAGCAGCAAATAATTGACCATGCAAAGCAAGCCCTGCCCAATGAGTGCTGTGGTCTTATTGTTGACGCTGTTTATATCCCATGTGACAACGTCGCAGACAAACCCATAGAGACCTTTAGGATTAGTCACGATGAGTGGCAGCCTGCTGATGTAGTCGTGCATTCGCACCCGCAAGGTCAGCGTTATTTGAGCGATGCAGACCGTAAAGCCCAGCATAAGATGCGCTGTGATTGGTGGATTGCTGTTAATGGCTCTGATAACTGGGAGTTAATCAAATATCGTTACTCCCCTCTGTTACGTGGTCGCATCTTTGAATATGGCAAACATGATTGTTACTCGCTTGTTGAAGATGCTTATATTCTGTGCGGTATTGAGCTAATGGCTTATAAACGCAAAGGCGAAGCCCAAGAAATAGCGGATAACGCTTTTATTGTTAACTTTCCACGTACTGGATTTTACCAAGTTGAATTGGCTGAGATGCAAGCTGGTGATGTCATCTTAACGTCAATCCGTGGCAACGCAAACCACGCAAGCATCTATCTGGGTAATGAGCAAGTACTACACCACCCATACGGCGGACTATCACGGCGTGAGGGGTTTTGTGACGTCTGGCACAAGCAGATGCACAGCGTATGGCGTCATAAAGACTGGCAACCAGACATGATGACGGCAATACTCAATGATTTAGAGGCAACAAGATAA
- a CDS encoding phage minor tail protein L — MRELTPEQNKAITQLEQDVLLELFDIDFTKFGGDVYHFCNQTNELGQPIVWQGVTYLPYPITADGFELKNTGASNRPNVTLSNLYGLVTAVVEDYQGGVGAVVTRRQVYAQHLDAANFANGNPNADPNQQLVSRYVIERYSALNNQSATFELAVPSETDGAMLPRRIIVANTCGWTYRGDGCGYTGHPVADEFDQPTNDPDKDKCSKCLQGCRARFGRKAVLPFGGFVGVDKL; from the coding sequence ATGAGAGAGTTAACACCAGAGCAAAATAAAGCAATCACTCAGCTTGAGCAAGACGTACTGCTTGAGCTGTTTGATATCGACTTTACCAAGTTTGGTGGCGACGTCTATCACTTTTGCAATCAGACCAATGAGCTTGGTCAGCCGATCGTCTGGCAAGGCGTCACTTATCTGCCATATCCCATCACTGCTGACGGATTTGAGCTTAAAAATACGGGTGCAAGCAATCGCCCTAATGTCACGCTGTCTAATCTATATGGCTTGGTAACTGCTGTCGTTGAAGATTACCAAGGTGGTGTTGGTGCAGTGGTTACAAGACGTCAAGTCTATGCCCAGCATTTAGACGCAGCTAATTTTGCCAACGGCAACCCAAACGCTGATCCTAATCAACAATTAGTGTCTCGCTATGTCATTGAGCGTTATTCAGCGTTAAATAATCAATCAGCCACCTTTGAGTTGGCAGTACCTAGCGAAACTGACGGCGCTATGTTGCCACGCCGTATCATTGTCGCCAATACGTGTGGCTGGACGTATCGTGGCGATGGCTGTGGTTATACGGGTCATCCTGTCGCTGATGAGTTTGATCAGCCTACCAATGACCCTGATAAAGACAAATGCAGTAAGTGTCTACAAGGTTGCCGTGCAAGGTTTGGCCGTAAAGCGGTACTGCCGTTTGGTGGCTTTGTTGGAGTCGATAAGTTATGA
- a CDS encoding tail assembly protein, giving the protein MAIVRLYGDLTDFGTRFDLKVKTAGEAMRALFTQIDGLQRRISEGGYFVRVARKDVTDNTIGTDFSRDLTDNDVIHVVPEIAGAGKFGQIILGTAMIGAAFFTGGASIAAWGALSTGLLTAGIGMVLGGVAQMLTKQPSFGDTSNTNKSRSSSFSSLGNNTAQGSCVPVAYGEIMIGSKVISQSIESYKVSGDVVAKDAAQLVQTRDYHVPTAFDNYNLDADDDSVRAVNYIVRVD; this is encoded by the coding sequence ATGGCAATCGTAAGACTATATGGCGACTTGACTGATTTTGGCACCCGCTTTGACTTAAAGGTTAAAACAGCGGGTGAAGCCATGCGTGCTTTATTTACTCAAATAGACGGGCTGCAAAGGCGTATTAGCGAGGGCGGTTATTTTGTGCGTGTTGCTCGCAAAGATGTGACAGATAATACGATAGGCACTGACTTTAGCCGTGATTTAACGGATAACGATGTGATCCATGTTGTACCAGAAATTGCGGGGGCCGGTAAGTTTGGTCAGATTATCTTAGGCACGGCAATGATTGGTGCGGCCTTTTTCACAGGTGGTGCATCGATTGCAGCATGGGGTGCCTTATCGACAGGGCTATTAACTGCTGGTATTGGCATGGTATTGGGCGGTGTCGCCCAGATGCTGACAAAGCAGCCCAGCTTTGGCGATACGAGTAATACCAATAAATCACGCTCATCATCGTTTAGTAGCCTAGGTAATAATACTGCTCAAGGCTCATGTGTGCCAGTCGCATATGGCGAAATAATGATTGGCAGTAAAGTCATCTCACAATCGATTGAGAGCTATAAAGTGAGCGGTGATGTTGTTGCAAAAGATGCGGCACAGCTAGTGCAAACTCGTGATTATCATGTGCCAACAGCGTTTGATAACTATAACTTAGATGCAGATGATGACTCTGTGAGAGCAGTTAACTATATAGTGAGGGTAGATTAA